Genomic window (Thamnophis elegans isolate rThaEle1 unplaced genomic scaffold, rThaEle1.pri scaffold_282_arrow_ctg1, whole genome shotgun sequence):
atatatatgtgtgtgtgtgtgtgtgtgtgtgtgtgtgtgttttatttgtgctgataaataaataaagggagactagtatagatctatttcaagctatttagctctcatcagctagccatacctttactgggattcgaacctgtgctgtattgcatcttaggcaaacgtcttagccattatgccatagatagatagatagatagatagataggtaggtaggtaggtaggtaggtaggtaggtaggtaggtaggtaggtaggtaggtaggtaggtaggtaggtaggtaggtagatagatagatagatagatagatagatagatgatagatagatagatagatagatagatagatagatagatagatgatagatagatagatagatagatagatagatagatagatagatagatagatagatagatagatagatagagatatatattaTAAAGCCTGCAGCCGAAGTTTAAGGCCTTGAATCTCCCGGTCTCCCTGCCACTTTCCGCACTCCGAAACGTCCGCCGCCGCCTCTTCGGCTTCTGCCGCGGCCACCAAGGAGTGACGGCCGAATCCCGGCCTCTCCATCAGGAAAACGCCCCGGGGGAGCCTCCCCGCGGGTGGAATCGGTCGCGGGGGAAGCAGCCGTGGCCGCGAGTTCCGCAGGCTCGGAGCCAGGAGGACGGGGTGAGGGTAGGGGTGGGGGTCTCCTCGTGGTCGGTCCAGAAGCCGCAGAGGCCAttcgacccccccccccgaagagaAGGCAACGCCGCTCGTGGCTGCAAGATGCGACTTGGACGCCGCTTCGCCCCGGAGAACTTAAATCAAATGCAAAAGTAAAAGGCTTTTTTCTTCGGTCTCCCAGAAAGCGAAGACGCCGGAGGCTCTCCgcctttctttcccctcttccgAAGCCGCAGGGCTGGTGGCGGCTGCATTCGGTCCCCGGGTCCTGCAACCCGATCCGCGGGGTCCCAGCGCAACTGGCGCGCTCGTCCTCTTTTGCGCGTTCTTCCCAAGCAAGGGAAGTCACGCAGCCCTCGTGCCGCTGGACAGCTCCTGCCTCGCGGGCGCTCTCCTCCCCCGGGCTTCCTTGGGTGGCCTTGGCAGTCCCAGAAGCCTTGGCCGTGGAAGCAATCCGGGCCTCCAAGTGCGGCGGCGGCGCCCTGGGTTTTTCTACACCCAAATGGAAAggtggagaggggaggaagaagaggggggggggatgtactTGACGTCTCTCAAAACATCTCGGTCAAAACAAATCAGCAGCAGGAGAACCAAGATTGAACCGGGACGCCAAAGGCTGCTCGTCCCGAGGTTCGTCTTCACGGCTGGCAAACGGGGTTCGGTTCCCTGCTCGCCGCCCCCCCTCAAAAAATTGGGGAGATTTGCTCCCAATAGTGGATAAATCCAGCGGGTTTTTGCACCCCTCGCTTTCAACTCCAAATACTTTGGGCaagggtctctctctctgtgcgtgtGTCCCTCTTCTCCAAGTCTGCATCGTGATCCGAGGAAAACGAAGTTCCAAGAAGTCTGCGCATCCTccagggcagtgtttcccaaccaaGGATGAGGATGATGGGCTCTGTAGTCCAGgcctctggaaggcaaaaaaaggGGAGTGCgtatatagcagtgtttctcaaccttggccacttgaagatgtccggacttcaactcccagaattccccagccagcattcacgtataaacaattcagtgtctaggacagtgtttcccaagcttggcaacttgaagatgtccggacttcaactcccagaattccccagccagcattcacgtataaacaattcagtgtctaggacagtgtttcccaagcttggcaacttgaagatgtccggacttcaactcccagaattccccagccagcgaatgctggctggggaattctgggagttgaagtctggacatcttcaagttgccaagcttgggaaacactgctccagggtcttttgagggg
Coding sequences:
- the LOC116523429 gene encoding uncharacterized protein LOC116523429 gives rise to the protein MNSQRVKRDPKEEGQGPQKNEEPPSRFHGKTKAAPTVATLIKVCSALLSRLAPRGAPETLPTLRIGLPCEPRLESHLPLSGARLRRCFQGDDLERPGLQSPSSSSLVGKHCPGGCADFLELRFPRITMQTWRRGTHAQRERPLPKVFGVESEGCKNPLDLSTIGSKSPQFFEGGRRAGNRTPFASREDEPRDEQPLASRFNLGSPAADLF